tgtgtgtgtgtgtgtgtgtgcgtgtgtgaatgtgtgtgattcaaaatgtaaagtagatagcatttgtgttattctactcttacatttttaatatatgtttttacattgtaaagcactttgtattgcatgataatgtatgaaaagggctatacaaataaagtttgaattgaattgaattgaattaatgtTGGCTTGAATACTTTGGCTCGAGCTGATCATGTATAAAGTTCCCTGAGATGGCGGTTTTCTGAATTTGTTCTACAATGTTTAGACatagtttgtctcagactggtgaacctctgtccatctttccatctgagagactccgcctctctgaaatgctcctgttataccagtcatgttgcTGATGCTAGTTAGCCTCATGGTGTTGCATTCACCTTGTTGGGATGAGGAGACCACTCCAGCCTGGAGCCGTAGAAGTATCTGTACTTCCTCGTGTTGAAGTTGTAGTTGATCCCAGGCAGCTCCATCCCTGTGGACAAGCCAGACTCCTTAGATCTGGAAGATTGAACAGTTCTTCTTGAATGTCAGACGACTGTATGACAAACCTTTGAAGAGATGGTCGGGCTGGCAGTAGACCGATCCGTCCTCCTGCATCACTGCCTTCGCTGTCGTGTCCGTCAGAGTCACAAGGTTCATTCCTCTGGGAGATTCCTGGGAATACACAAGTCATGAGATGATGAGGTGGAAGATAAAGTATGCCTGGTTGAGTCCATGTCTTTAAAGTCGTACGTTGTGGGCATTGAGCGGCAGAACCAATCTCTGGCAAACTGGCAGAGAGAATTCCTTGTGGTTCTGGATGAAGCTGTTGGTTTCCTGCTTAATATTCTGGAGGTAGAACATTTCGTACAGTTTGCTGTCCTCATAGGTGATCATGTCAAACACCACGTGGCCGTCATCCTCATAGGCATTGATGTGGTGGAAAACCACCAGAGCGTCGCTATAGAAACGGGTGGAAATTTCCTTTCCTGTCTTTTTGTTGATGAGatgaaaaaatgtctgaaaagaaagaaaaaaaaatctggatgtGATTATACAACTACCACTACTAGCATTCAGCAGATTAACGTGGCACATGTTTAAAAGCAGTGTAAGTCAGTTCAGTTTGGGTTTCTTGTCTGGAAGCAGGATGTCTGGTGACATCTTTGTAATATGTGACGTTAAGTACTTATTTCAGCCGGATTCAGAAAAACTTTTTCATCCATTTACACCTGACCAAAAAAAGTCtacacctggatttaactaggCAAACAGGTAGGAGCTTCCTATTGGATGATTCCTGCGGGGTGGTCATCTTTCATCtacaacaagttatttaactccAACTGAcgcaatgagcagcttctcgTGTCTTAAAccaccatgtggaaagacacatccgtGGTCGTGGAAGTCTGTTGGTCTGTTCCAGAAGGCTCAGATcgttggcatcaagcagagaaaacatctaaggagaagcagaaactactaaactggtttcagaactgtccaaccaTTATTAacaactggaaggatggtggggaacCATAATCTTCCAGGAAGAAGTGTTCATGATTACGTCTCAacagcagcatcttaccagcaaagcgaacctgcagcaggtggaaataaagaaccagaacatgtctcagTGGGAGGaatctttgaagaaatgtttgttctaaagGTGTAAATATGTTGTACTGttagagaccactgctactggtggtcctccccctgaaaaccgtGGGTCTGGTGGCCTGAATGAGCTTTGAATGAAGCGTGCGCCCTCTGAGGGTCATCAATtaaaggccaagccatggtaaccaaaaaggaaccctgtctctatctatctatatctttctccgtccatctctttagatcagctttctctttctctctctttaaactccctcggcctgtatggacggggctcagctgatcccagttttactgttagccaaccagaggcagtggaggtcggggttcctgaacctggggagGGGCTTTAATAAGGTATTAACtattttaatgaataccatgttcCTTTTCCGGATGGAAATTAGCATTTTGCTATAATCTGGTATGTTTACATTCATGCTATATAAGCCTGTCTGTTCATTGGCATGCACTGTCccgctcaaataaataaataaataaattttcatttaatttaatgtcagTACTTGTGTAGttttgacagatttattgattattccaGACAAAGTAGTGATGTGATAATATTTATACCAGAATGAGTGACGGGGGCACAGCTTTTCTACCAGGTAGAACTTTCTTTAgggagtctgtatcagacctttgagacacagctaagctaagctaaacgttagcctgcccccgagcaggctagttctggtgTAAGTttgaataacaataaattatttttgttcacGTTAAAATGACCCTAAACAATAATGGGCTGCGATATAAACCCTGAGGAACCCCACAAGTTCCTAACATCACCCTAACCCTTTCTTTAAGTTTGCTTATTGCCTTTTAAGAGGAACGTTGGAGGACTTACATTATCATCCTTGTCAAACTTTAAGCAGCTGCCCCAGCTGACCCCTCTAAAATATGCGGTTGCCAGTTTGACGACATCCAGTTTGAAGGACTGCTCCACGAACACGATGTAGTTCTCGGTCATGCCGAAGCTGTGGAAGTAGCTCGGGAACAAAGAGGAGCGGAAAGGAATCGAACAGACCTGCTGCACTTTCCTGAGCGCCGGCTTTTCACCATCTTTATCTGAAAGACACAGAAAAGTTTGATGTCCAGGTCAGTTACACAGATTTTAGCTTTATAattaaacaacttaaaaataatcaaagttAGGCAACCTGTAAActttacatgttttacaaaGTACTAAATTTGAGTCGTCTGTTTTTAGATTTTGGCTGCAGGGCTCGTTCAAGGTTCACGGGTGGGAAATTTCCACTTATATACAGACAATTAGACCGTGTgccattaaattcaaaataagctcatatttttaatattagtccctgaaaacaatagaaaaaaaagaagtcaagtTTTAAATCAGTCATCATTGCACACTGAACTGTtccttcatgtgtgtgtgtgtgtgtgtgtgtgtgagacaatacgacaacaataaacaaaaataaattcagcCATAAGAATGATGACTAAACAATGACCCAACAAACTCTGTTCATCCAcctgaaaaaaactgaaatatcaaGACCTGCTCAgttttaaacttgtttaaatCATGTAGAAGTAAAAGTGATCAATAACCAAACGGAACCATTTGTGTTTACGTTTGGACACGTGTAAAGTTGTTATTGTAATTCTATGAGATCAGCTGGAGGTGTTGATGTGTGCtaattcttgtgttttttcatgCATGCTTTAAATTTCTGACTGAAGGGCTAATGGCTGGGTCTGAATGTGGCTGTGAGTCGACTAAAAAAGCCGTTCTTGCTTTACACTACGAGTCTTGACTGTTGACGTGAAGCAGCTTCCTTAAAGGGTTCCAGCTGCTCTGGGCGTGGGTGCAGTAGAAATGTTGCAGGTCATGTTGACATCTGTCACGCTGCCAAACTCTTTGTAGGCCATCAAGTATCTTTTACAGCTCAATCAGAGTGCTGCGTTATGGATCCATAAACCCTATCTAACTGGTAATTACAGACAGGAATGACCTCTGGAGCTGAAGCATAAATTTAGAAGTTTATGTAACTCAGCAGATAAGATTTAATCTAAATTTTTAACACTTCTTTCTGAGCTTTCCCAGTCGATGTTGATGAAATTTCCATCACCGCGCTTCATAACCGGAAGATTCTTCATCTTCCTTTCATTCTTCTTCATTCTCATCTTGCAAGTCTCGTTATGTTTCTACAAACCTAACAGGTTAACTTTTAGTTGTAAGAATTCTTTTGAAAGACAAAGTGTTTCTATGGCTTCCTTGATCCAGCGTTTGAATGTTGCTCTCCGATCCGATGATTGTCCCAGAACATGACCTGGTTTTGTCTTTCGCAGTGGTCTGAGAAGGCCGATTTTAGGTTCACCTGTTTCTGTCAGCCTCCGGGCTGATAAAGACGCGTCGGATGACATTTTCTGAAGAAGCCAGAAGTTCCAGTCGAAACATTTGTCTGATCAAAAGAATTCTTACAACTACAGCTGGAATAGACTGAATGAAGCTGGTGACGCTACTAGCAGGTTAACGTTGCAGCTTCCAGCTGGAGTTTGGTTTTTGCTTTGCTCTGCTTCCTTTTCCAGGCTGCCTACAGAAAAGCCCTCATGTTGTTGTGATGTGTGATTACAGTCGAGTCAGATGAACCGTGAGGATCATAAAGAAGGAAACAGGTCATACCCGAGGCATCGGCTGGGACTTTGAAGATGATGTATTTCGGCCGGCCAAGGCCAATAATGGCTGTTCCCATGTTGTAGGTGTTGCCCTCGTTGTCGTAGTGAGGGTGAGCCGTTGCTAAGTTTAGAGCGATGTGGTTCCTGTAGTTGATCTGCAGGTTAGCAGAAACGTTATCTTACATACCGAGCTTCATTTGCACCATGCGATTGTAAGAATCAGACGTATGAGAACTCACCCTGCCAACAGTTTCCAGCGTGTTCGGGTCGACCTGGTTAATGTAGTTGATCTCTGAGGAGGCGTAGTAGTCCTGACCATAACGAATTATGTTGATCAAGTTGTTGTCAGTGAAGTCAGGGATGGCGTTGCAGAGGTGAGTGAATGCCCTGGTGAGAGgttattaaagaaaatagaaGTTTTAGTGGCTCCACTAGCATGAGTGAGTACAGCcataattaatccaaaacacacACGACATCATCTGCTTGCAGCCGTTCTAGCCTTGAAATGAAATGGTTAAATTCAGACTAAAGTAATCTTTTCAAGACCCAGGACGATATAAACCTATTTTAAATGCAGTGAAATATTTCTCTGTGAAGGTTTACACAGACTTGAACAGGTCTAAATGTACTCTACATGCAATAAAACATCTTCATGTATACCAGACAGACCCCACGTCTGTGTCTCTTAAATGTTGTTAACAGATCTGGATGACCTGAATCCTCTAAGACTTCAGAATTTACAtttaggaacatttttctgaaattgttccagttttagatccagtttgtctcagattgatgaacctctgtccatctttccatctgagagactctgcctctctgaaatgctccttttataccagtcatgttacttttccagccttttgttgctcctgttccaactttttccagaggtgtagctgcatcagattcactattaGCTCatatattttcatcacatgatGTGTTGGTGATCTTCTACTGCagataaaatatgacctgatgagatctgcttttatttatgttttacacagaGTCCCAACTTTGTAGGGATGGAGGATgtaggtctgttcattttggaCTGAAACAGGTCTCTCAGGTTGCTCTGGAACAAACTGATGTATCCAGCCTCACACAGACAGCGGTTCTCTTTGCTTCCAGACGGACTGAAGCTGGTTTCTACATGTCCTGGAGGTACAGTACCTGGAGAAGATATTTTTGCATGGATCAGGGTAGATCATAGTCCCAAACTCGGATACGATGATCCGGTCGGCcttgatgtttttcttgtaggttttgctcttcagaaacttgCTTCTGTAAGTCACCTCACCTGAAACATCATGACAGCTGGTAAATCATGTGACATCATCTTTTCTAACACAATAACCTGTGATCTGATGAGTCATTGGTCTGACCGTTGCTGAAGGTGAAACTGTGGATAAGCGACAAGCCGTCAAACCAGTGCTTGTACTCTGAGTCGCCCACAGAGAAACGGCCTGGTCCATTCCTCAGCAGAGTGCCTTGCAGCCAAGTTGGGACTGAACCtgcaggtcagaggtcacacTTATAACCAGCCTGAAGGCCCATTAATGCTGGACGCAgtagacggatacgcagacgggCGGACAGTTTCATCCATCGCCTTAaattggtccgttttcagggagcttagctgtCCATCACTTGATGCACAAGATGGAgaaataccactggaaatcatGGGGGTAGTGTTGAGCAGAATaactgacatgcaaccagcgaaagaaacaaaccagggaagaagaagaggatcaggaggggaacaaaaaagcagaagaagaataaagacaagGTTGACAAGTTGTGCGAGCATTTGAATAAAGACTGTCAGCTCACAGGGGTGAACTCAGCGTTGCCCCCTAGTGGAGAaattaacaaccatggcaacgcaaaacatgaataaagtatgaggacagcgacgtatgacaatgtttgaaacagacgtGGCTATTTATGTAAGTAAGGGAGCAGAAATAGGCTTCTACAGGAAAGATTTTTTATAACTCAAGCTTCACCATGCGGTCCACGTCAATCAGACATACACCTGCACTTAAACCACATGAATGCTCAGCCAACCAGCTACGATGCGGATGTACTTGTTTAAACATGCTCCAAAGAGGACAAACAGAGAACCCAGACTGGATCGACCTCCCAGATTTGAAGGATTTGTCTTTGGTTGATTGTTGGTTGTCTGTCAGGCGAGGTAGGTAATAACATTACAGATTACACTGATAAAAAAGCAGACTGCAAGAGTTATTCGTCAAAATGCAAAGACATGGTGCCGTTCGCAGCCCCATGTCTTTGCACTTAAAAGAACAGCATGGCCCCTTTAATAATGGCAgagctggagagagagagagagtgagagagagagagacagaggtgCACAGCTCAGAGGAGGGGGGAACCTCGGAGCTGAGGAAGTTAGCAAAGAGAAACtttctgaatgttttgctaccagctttagcaataaacagcACACAGCTCTGCTGGTTCCAGTAGAGTCCTACGTCTGCTTCGCCACTGCTGGGTAACATGAAGgaagctaaccctgaagctagctgctgctagctgctgggtaaagtgaagggagctaagcctgaagctagctgctgctagctgatgggtaaagtgaagggtgctaaccctgaagctagctgctgctagctgctgggtaaagtgaagggagctaagcctgaagctagctgctgctagctgatgggtaaagtgaagggtgctaaccctgaagctagctgctgctagctgatgggtaaagtgaagggtgctaaccctgaagctagctgctgctagctgctgggtaaagtgaagggagctaagcctgaagctagctgctgctagctgatgGGCAAAGTGAAGGgtgctaaccctgaagctagctgctgctagctgctgggtaaagtgaagggagctaagcctgaagctagctgctgctagctgatgGGTAAAGTGAAcagagctaagcctgaagctagctgttGCTAGCTGATGGGTAAAGAGAAGGgcgctaaccctgaagctagctgctggttAAGGTGAACAGGAGCTAAGCctaaagctagctgcagcttcaacCAGGAGGAGTCACCTCTCCTCTGCTTCCAGAGTTCAGTTTggaggtggaagcaggaaagtttagctgtttctgtctgagtttTCTCCGAGTCTGAGTTTTCTccgatagtggaggcaacaATGGAGGTTACTAAAGCATTAAAGAAGCTGCACTTCAGATgcaaaaagaccagatggaaagacgacaaaaataataataataataataataataataataatacattttatttaaagcgcctttcagggcacccaaggacgctgtacaaacaaataataaaaataacttgtgtTGTTGCTGTGGGTGCAATGTTTAGTTCACCTGGCAAAGAAGCTGCCCCAGGTTCAATCCTGAGGTCTCCCTGACTCATTTTCTCATCTACTTGCTAAACAATAAAGGACATTACAGCCCacagaatgttaaaaatgtacatccatccatccatctattttttgCTGCtcatccagagtcgggtcgcgggggcagctgcctgaGTAGGGAAATCCAGACTGCCCTCTCcacggccacattcaccagttcatccggggggatcctgaggtgttccaaggccagccgagagatgtagtccctccagcgtgtcctgggtcttccccggggccttctcccagtgggatgtgcctgaaaaacctcaccagggaggcgtccaggaggcatcctgaccagatgcccgagccacctcatctggctcctctctttgtggaggagcagcgactctactctgagaccctcctggatcaccgagcttctcaccctatctctaagggagagcctggccaccctgcggagaaaactcatttcggccgcttgtattcgcgatcttgttctttcggtccctacccacagctcatgaccataggtgaggtagatcgaccggtaaatcaagagctttgccttttggctcagctccttcttcaccacaacagaccgatgcagagtccacatcactgcagacgccgcaccgatctgcctgtcgatctcccgctccaattcattctctgtaccgttTAGTCCATCatggtaagctggagcctatcccagcatttttagcaggtgagaggcaagttcacctggacaggtcaccagtccatcgcagggccaacacagagaaacaaacaaccacacacacacacacacttctagggagaatttagagtgaccaattaacctaacatgcatgtctttggacgtgGGAGGAAGCCACAGAGAACCCGCATACACGgcgagaacatgcaaactccacacagaaaggccacctcccccaggttcgaacctccccccagccgagactcgaaccagcgaccttcttgctgtgagc
This DNA window, taken from Melanotaenia boesemani isolate fMelBoe1 chromosome 24, fMelBoe1.pri, whole genome shotgun sequence, encodes the following:
- the bco1l gene encoding beta-carotene oxygenase 1, like; protein product: MQSVISRNGTETPEQVKAQVTGSVPTWLQGTLLRNGPGRFSVGDSEYKHWFDGLSLIHSFTFSNGEVTYRSKFLKSKTYKKNIKADRIIVSEFGTMIYPDPCKNIFSRAFTHLCNAIPDFTDNNLINIIRYGQDYYASSEINYINQVDPNTLETVGRINYRNHIALNLATAHPHYDNEGNTYNMGTAIIGLGRPKYIIFKVPADASDGEKPALRKVQQVCSIPFRSSLFPSYFHSFGMTENYIVFVEQSFKLDVVKLATAYFRGVSWGSCLKFDKDDNTFFHLINKKTGKEISTRFYSDALVVFHHINAYEDDGHVVFDMITYEDSKLYEMFYLQNIKQETNSFIQNHKEFSLPVCQRLVLPLNAHNESPRGMNLVTLTDTTAKAVMQEDGSVYCQPDHLFKGMELPGINYNFNTRKYRYFYGSRLEWSPHPNKIAKVDIVTRTHIQWHQENCYPSEPVFVASPGAVEEDDGVILSSIVSPDPEISPFMLILNAKTFEEIARASIPVPVHIDLHGLFIPAAV